In Deltaproteobacteria bacterium, the sequence TGCCGCCCTCGGCCACGCACTCGACCACGTCGTAGTGCTTCTGATGGGACAGCTGCATGCCCGCGTGCAGCTCGCCCACCGCCGGCATCGGCGTCACGGCACGCACCGGTGCAGGGCCGGCCATCGGCGCGACCCCGGGCACCGTCACCCGGCGAGCCCAACGTTCCGGACGCTCGGAGTCCACCATGGCGATGGTGGCAAACCTGCGACGCGCTCGCCAGCGCAGGCCGAGGGGTGTGGGCAGATCGATGGCGCGGCGCAGCCGCGAATGCCGGTGCGAGGTGTGCTCTGGTAGGCTCGTCGGCGTCATGGTCCGATCGCCTCGGGATGCGCGCGGGTGCGCGACGTGGTTCGCCCTCGCGCCGTTGCTCGCGGCGGTCGCTTGTCAGCGCGTCGACGCCCTGCCGACCGAGGCCAGCGACGCCGGCAACGACTCCCAGGTCCCGCTGGGCACGTCCAGCACCGGCGAGGTGGGCACCACCTACGACGGGCCGGTTCCCTGCGAGCGCAGCGAAGACTGTGCGGGGGGGTTCTGCGTGGCGCCCTACGACGGCGGCGGTGTCGGCATGGGCGCGGCGTCGTGCGTGCCCGAGTGCGTCCCCGTCGACGCGCTCGATCGCTGGTGCATCGACGACACGTCGTGCTGTGCATCCCTGCAGTGCAATCCCGTCGACGGCCTGTGCCGAGCTTCGGCCGGCACCGACGGCACCGCGACCGACTGGGGCACGACCTCGCTCGGCGACAGCGGCAGCGGCAGCGACAGCGGCAGCGACAGCGGCAGCAGCAGCGACTCGGGCGCGACGGCGGGCACCGGGGGCAGCGCATCCACTGGCGCGTGACGCCGGGCGGCTCAGCCGACGCGGTGGTTGTGGGCCAAGCGCACGTACTTCATGGCCAGCGCGCGGTGGAAGCCCTCGGTGGTGGCGTCGAGCGTGCGCACGACCTTGCCGGGGGTCCCGAGCACGAGGCTGTGCGGGGGGATCTCGGCGCCGGCCGTGACGACCGCGCCTGCCCCGATCACGCAGCCCTCGCCGACGCGCGCCCCGTCGAGGACCACCGCGCCGATGCCGACCAACGTGCCGCCGCCGATGCGGCAGCCGTGCAGCACTGCCCGGTGGCCGACCACGACCTCCGGCTCGACGAGGGTGGCGTCGGCATCGCCGACATGCACGACGACCCCGTCCTGCAGGTTACTGCGCTCGGCGATGCTGATGCGGTTGACGTCACCCCGCAGCACGCAGCCGAACCACACGCTGGCGTCGTCGCCGAGCTCCACGTCCCCGACCAGCGCCGCACCGGCTGCGAGGTAGACGCGGTCGCCGACCCGCGGGATGCGGTCCACGTAGCGCTCGAGCAGTGCGCGCGGGAAGCGTTGCCGCAGCGCGTCGAGCCGCGCCTCGAGCAGCGGGAGCTCCGGCGGCGGACCATCGACGCGGGTGATCGAATCGACGACGGTGCGACTGGCCATGTCCACTCGCATGCTCGACCACGCCGGCCCGCGCTGGCAAGCGCACGGCTTGTCAGAGTCGCCATCGTCGCGCTATGGGTGCCCCGATGACGACGCGACGGACCCCTGCCCGATCCCCGGCGAAGGCCGCGACGACCCCGCCGGTCGCGAAGGCGAAGCCCGCCGCGAAGGCAAAGCCAGTCGCGAAGGCGAAGCCCGTCGCGAAGGCAAAGCCCGTCGCGAAGGCGAAGCCGGTCGCGAAGGCAAAGCCGGTCGCGAAGGCAAAGCCGGTCGCGAAGGCAAAGCCGGTCGCGAAGGCAAAGCCCGTCGCGACGGCAAAGCCCGTCGCGAAGGCAAAGCCGGTCGCGAAGGCAAAGCCGGTCGCGAAGGGAAAGCCGGTCGCGAAGGCCACGCAGGCGACGGCGGCGGGCACCCCGGCGCGCAAGGTCGTCGGGCGCCGCGCGGCGCTGCCGGGCCTCGAGCGGCTGAGCGCCAGCGAGGTGCTTGCGCGCATCTCGTTGTTCTCGCGCAGCGAGGAGGACCTCGGCGACGAACTGCCACGGCTGGTCGCGCGGCTCGAAGAGGTGGTCGAGCGCAGCCTGATGCCGGCGATGTTCGGCGTGCTCGACGACGACGACCCCCACGGCGCGCTGTGGAGCGTGTTCTACCTGCTCGAGGGTCTCGACGACGACTACCTCGACGGGCTGCTCGACGCGCTGCCCGGTCTGCTGCAGCACGCGCCGGGTTGGGCCCAGACCGCGATCCTGCGCATCGTGAACACCGCGGGTGAACCCGAGGATTGCACGAACACGCTCATCGCCCTCGCCCGCCGCCGCGCGCGGCGACACGCAAGCAGCTGGCCGCGACCTTCGCGGGCCTCGGCAAACACGGCGAGGGTCTCCACGCGACGCAGCGCCGCACGCTGGCGCGCATCGCCGACGCGATCACGGCCTGATCCGCGCGGGCGAGCGCCATCACGGGCGACGCCCGCAGGGCCGATGTTCAGTCGGCGTCGATGTCGAAGTCCGCCTCGGAGACGCACTCGGGCTCGTTGGGGCCGCAGGTCATCCGCACGTGGATGTGGGCCTCGTGGCCGGGGCTGTGGCGCACGAGGCCGAGGTTGGCCTTGTTGCCACGCGGCCACTGCAGCACCTGCTTGCGTCGCTCCTCGTCGACGCCGATGCCGGCGGCGGCGCGGTAGACGTACTCCTGCATGTCGTAGTCCAGGAAGATGATCACGACCTGACCGGTGACGTCGAACGACTCGATGAGGTGCCACAGCGCGACCCAGTCGACGCGCTTGGGGTTGATGGACCAGTGCTCCGGCACGGTCTCGAGCAGCGGCAGTCGGATGTCGAGGTCGCGACCGGTCTGGTGCGAGCGATGTGGCGTGAGCGGGCCGCCGTGCTTGCCGCTCATCGAGCCCATCATGAGCTTGCGACGGTACTCGCTGCGACCGTGGAATTCGTCCATCGCCTTCACGACGTGCGCGACCGCGTGGGTGGTGCCGTAGGCCGATGGCGGCAGCTTGAGCGCATAGGCGTCGTGGGTCGGCAGCTGGACGCCGTTGACGAGGCGACCGTCCTGCGGCGGACCGATGCCCACCGCGCCGAGCCGCACCGAAGCCGGCACCGCCGGATCGGTCTCGCTGGACACCCACAGGTACACCACCGGGTCGATCCACACATCGACCGTGGTCCCCAGCGCCGGCCGCTGCGGCGCGAGCCGGTTGGCGGTTCGGAGGTCGCGCGAGTCGACGCCGAAGGTGGTGCCGATGCTCCACCAGCTGTCGCCGGGCTGGATCCAGTAGGCGTACTTTCGCCGTGGCGGCGGCACCTTGCGCGGCTTGAGCTTCAGGCGCGCGCCGTTCTTGAGCTTCTCTTCGCCGGCCTTGATGCCGTTCCACATGCGCAGCGCGTCGGGCCGCACGCCGTAGCGGTACGCGATCTGGGCGACGGTCTCGGTCGGCACCACGCGGTGGATCACCCAGTCGCCCTCGCCATGCGCGGCGGCGATGCGACCGTCGCCGACGTCGATCCGCTCGACCCCGCGTCGGGTGCCGTCGCCCTCCGCGGGCAGCTCGTCGATCACCGAGTCGGGATCGGGCATGTTGGGCACGTCGATGACCGGGATCGGCCCGTCGATGCCGGGCTCGTCGTCGGACCCCGCGTCGTCACCCGACTCGCCGGCACCGTCGGCCTCGGTGGTCGCGACCGGCTCGGGCTTCGACTTCGGCTTGGGGTCGGTGGGCATGCGGTCCCACAGCGCGTCCTCCCAGTCGTCGCTCTCGGGCCACGCCATCGCCACGAACGCCACGCCCATGGCGAGGCCGGACATGGCCAGCCACGACAGCATCGCGGACGCAGGCGACGTGCTCACCGCCTGCCAGTGTAGATCGGCCGGTCCTGCCGTGCACAGCCGACCGCGGCTAGAACACGCCCACGACCTTGAAGAACGCGATCGACGAGCCCGCCGCCTTCTGCCCGAACTTCGTGTCGGGCTTGCCCAGCAGGAAGAAGCTACCGATCTCGAACGTCACGCTGCCCCACGGCGGCACCAGGATCAGCTCCGGGTAGACCACGTAGGAGCCGCGGTCCCCCTTGCCGGTGGGGAAGTCGACCACGCCGAAGGCGCGGAAGATGAAGTGGCGACCAAAGAAGATCAAGTCGGCGCCGCCGACGAGGTAGTTGCCGATGTGATCGGCCCCGAACTCGTCGATGAAGCCGCGTAGGTACTGGGCCTGCACATACACGTGCTTGCCGAAGGTGTAGTCGAGCCCGGCCGTGGCCTTGATGTACGGCGTCGATCGAATCGTCCGCCCGACCATCCCGCGCACCGGGTTCTGCACGCCGTCGTCGTTCTTGCCGGTGGTGACGTCGATGCTGAGCGGGAACTCGATGCTGAGCGACTGCCGCTGCGGGAAGAACAGCGCCCCCTCGCCCCACAGGCCCATGTTGTTGAGGAACGGCAGCTGGGTCGCGAAGTCGAGCCCGAGCACCTGCATGCGCGGGTAGATGAGCGTCACGTCGGAGCGGTAGCAACACTCCTTGGTGGTGTTGGGCCCGACCTGGGGGTCCTTGCGCGACGACTGCACGTCGACCGGCGTGGGGATGTCGTGACGCCCGTTGTAGTACGAGATCGACATGTCGACGCCGCCGAGCGAGGTGCCCAGCTTGATCGCGCTCTGGCCGGTCGTGAAGCGCTTGCTCGGCTGCCGAACGTGACCGGACACGCTCGGCACCAGGCCGGGCTGGATCGCGAGCAGGTTCTGCAAGTTGCCGATCTTGGCCTCGTCGGCGTCGCTCGCGAACGGCACCGGCGTCTGGGGGTCCTTCAGCGCCGCCGCGGCCGAGGGGGGCAGCAGCGCGGGGAAGAACGTCGGCACGTACACGCCCTCGAACCACAGCTTGTCCTGCAGCGGCGCGTAGTCGACCACGACCATCTGGTTGGCGATCGGCTCGGTGAAGAGCGGCCGATCCTCGAGGTCGTCGGCGTTGATGTTGTTGGTGGGGTTGAAGCGGTCGGCGGTGCCCCACACCACGATCTGACGGCCGACCTTGATGTCGAGCCCAGGCAGTAGATCGATGAGGGCGATGTACGCCGCATCGCTCTCGATGTGGAACGGCGTCAGCAGGCGCTGGGTCGCGAGGTCGTCGAGCTCGGGCGTCTGCGCGAGCCCGAAGAAGACCGGCTCGACGTCGCCGACGATCTGCAGGTGGCGATCGGGCTTGTAGGCGAACTGGAACTCCAGCCGGTTCTCCTGGCGACCGAAGCCACGTTGATCCACCCGATTGATGTCGTAGTACGCGCTCGACACCACGCGGACGCGCATGTCGAGCTTGCCGTCGAACTTGCTGCCGATGCGGCCTTTGGTGGCGCCAGCGTCCTTGGTGCCGGCGGCAGGCTGCTCGACGACGTCCTTGTGCTCGGCGGCGGTGCCGAACACGTCGTCGATCGTCAGCTCGCCTGGCGCGGTCTCCGTCTTGCCGTCGCCGGTCTTGCCGTCGCCGGTCTTGCCGTCGCCGGTCTTGCCGTCGCCGGTCTTGCCGTCGCCGCTGGGATCCTGCGCGGTCGGGCCGTCGGGGGGCGTGGCCGGGGTGGGTGCCTCGAGATCCTCGGCGTCGAGGTCTTCACCCTCGGGGATGCCGAGATCGTCCTCGGCGGGCGCGGGCTCGTTGCGCGCGAGCCGAGGACTCACCGCGCGGGCGCCTTCGTAGTCGCGCCGCAGCGGCGGCGCGTAGGCGAGGACCGGCGAGCCGCCGAGGAGTGCGAGGAGTGCGAACGCAGCCGCCAAGCGACGTGGATTCTACTCTCGAAGCAGCTCGCGGCGCGAGAAGATCGAGTCGTCGACGCCCTGGTTCACGACGATGTCCGTCATCTTGATGACGCTGAGATCGCCGGTCTTGATGTTGAGCATGCTGATGCGGGTGGGCACCAGCTGCTCGCCGATCTTCACCCAGTCCTCACGGTTCTGTTCGAGCACGTCGGCACCGGTGCTGTCGTAGTACCGCAGCCGGGTGACGCCGCCCTTGGAGCCGTCGATGGTGATCTCGATCTTCGAGTAGCTGCTCTCGACGCCGTCCTTCGGCGTGAGGATGAGGGTGGTGATCGACCCCTCCTTGCCACCCATCTCGGCCTTGAAGTGGGGTGACAGCCGCACCTGGGTCATGTGCTCGTAGGTGAACGTGCTGCCCAAGAAGCCCTGGCTCTGCACGTGGGCGGCCACGCGGCGGACCTTCTTGAACTCGGGGAGGTAGAGATAGAGGTTGCTGGCATCCTCCATCAGGACCTTCATACCCTCGACGTCACCCGGGGCGCTGAAGCGGATCAGCTGCTTGTCGAGCCCCTTCATCACCGCGGTGAACTCCAACCGCTTCTTCAGCTGGCCCGACTTGATGATCTCCATCGAGGCCTTGTAGCTCTGGTCCGAGAAGGCAGCGGCTCGCTTGTCGACCTCGGCGAGGATCTGCGAGGCATCGACGCCCATGGCAGCGACGGCCGCGGCCACGTTCGCGCTGGCATCGGCCACCGGCAGACCCGCGGTGGCACAGAGCAAGCCCAGGAGCAGCGTGGTCTTCATCGTCATCGGCGGGGTCCTTCGAGTGTACCAAGCGAGGGGGGTGGGAGGCTCGCGCGGCTCGGCCTTGGACGGGGCCTGTGCGGGTGGATTCAGGGGTCCTCGACGCCGGAGCCGAAGCCCTCCGGATCACTGCCGAATCCAGGGTGTTGCGTCGATGCGACACCCGCTCGCGTGCGGCCGCGCCCATGTGCAAGCGATTGCCCACCGACGCCGCGGTCGCGGCTATCGGTCCCGGCGACGCCGTGGGTGCAGGATCGGTGCGAACGACACGGCACCGGCCGCGGCCAGCAGCAGGCCGATCGCGAGTCCGACCCCGAACTGTCGCAGCGGCGGCATCTCCGAGGCCAGCATCACCGCGAACGCAGCGGCGAGCTGCAGGCCTGTGACGACCACCACACCGCCGAGTTCGTCGACCGCCTCTTCGCCGGGGTGATCCGAGGTCGCGACGCGGGCGCGCACGCTCAAGTGGATGGCGAAATCCACGCCCGCACCCATGGCGATGCACGAGACCATCGACGTCCCGACCCCGATGGGATGACCGAGCATGGCGATGACGCCCATCGTGACGAGCACGGTCCAGGTCGCCGGCACGATCGCGCGGCCGTGGCGACCGATGAGCAGCACGAGGCCGAGCGCGAGGAACGAGACGACGGTGGAACGCAGCAGGCTGTCGGTCACGCTGGCGGCGTAGGCCTCGCCGATGAGCGGTTGACCAGTGAGCTGAACCCGCCACGGCAGCGTGCGCACCGGCGGGGTGGCAGCACCGACGGGCACCGCCCAGTGGGGATCATCGAGCTCGGAGAAGACGTCGGCGAAGCGACCGCAGGGGCTGCCCTGCGCGATCACGACGGCCGCAGGCCCGTCGTCGAAGCCGAGACCTTCGAGGCCCTCGGGGACCACCGGCTTGGCCGCGGCGGCGTCGGTCTTCGCAAGCCCGAGCCGCTCGCAAATCGCCGACATCCGCACGCTCGCCCGGGCATCGTCGAGCCAGCGCTCGAGCTCGCGCGCGACGTACTTCGGGCCCTCCGGGTCCCGC encodes:
- a CDS encoding outer membrane lipoprotein-sorting protein; the encoded protein is MTMKTTLLLGLLCATAGLPVADASANVAAAVAAMGVDASQILAEVDKRAAAFSDQSYKASMEIIKSGQLKKRLEFTAVMKGLDKQLIRFSAPGDVEGMKVLMEDASNLYLYLPEFKKVRRVAAHVQSQGFLGSTFTYEHMTQVRLSPHFKAEMGGKEGSITTLILTPKDGVESSYSKIEITIDGSKGGVTRLRYYDSTGADVLEQNREDWVKIGEQLVPTRISMLNIKTGDLSVIKMTDIVVNQGVDDSIFSRRELLRE
- a CDS encoding gamma carbonic anhydrase family protein yields the protein MASRTVVDSITRVDGPPPELPLLEARLDALRQRFPRALLERYVDRIPRVGDRVYLAAGAALVGDVELGDDASVWFGCVLRGDVNRISIAERSNLQDGVVVHVGDADATLVEPEVVVGHRAVLHGCRIGGGTLVGIGAVVLDGARVGEGCVIGAGAVVTAGAEIPPHSLVLGTPGKVVRTLDATTEGFHRALAMKYVRLAHNHRVG
- a CDS encoding penicillin-insensitive murein endopeptidase is translated as MSTSPASAMLSWLAMSGLAMGVAFVAMAWPESDDWEDALWDRMPTDPKPKSKPEPVATTEADGAGESGDDAGSDDEPGIDGPIPVIDVPNMPDPDSVIDELPAEGDGTRRGVERIDVGDGRIAAAHGEGDWVIHRVVPTETVAQIAYRYGVRPDALRMWNGIKAGEEKLKNGARLKLKPRKVPPPRRKYAYWIQPGDSWWSIGTTFGVDSRDLRTANRLAPQRPALGTTVDVWIDPVVYLWVSSETDPAVPASVRLGAVGIGPPQDGRLVNGVQLPTHDAYALKLPPSAYGTTHAVAHVVKAMDEFHGRSEYRRKLMMGSMSGKHGGPLTPHRSHQTGRDLDIRLPLLETVPEHWSINPKRVDWVALWHLIESFDVTGQVVIIFLDYDMQEYVYRAAAGIGVDEERRKQVLQWPRGNKANLGLVRHSPGHEAHIHVRMTCGPNEPECVSEADFDIDAD